In the Thunnus thynnus chromosome 24, fThuThy2.1, whole genome shotgun sequence genome, AATTGCTCGCTGCCCTTGTATGCCCTCCTCCATATCATCCCCATTCCTCAGCCCAAATTTAGTAACCCCTAATACAGCCACCATGCAGATGGCAAATAAAAATCCACGGTCATACCATTCTGCCACACTTCCTGCCAAACTCAAGAGAAGTCCTGATATGCATGCTCAGAGACCAAATGACTGTCTAGATTTGAGGCCAGCTTCAGCTGAGAGGAGAAGCTCCTTTTCTGGCCTGGAAAGTGAGCTAGAGAGGAGTGGTATGGACCCAGAACACTTCCTGTCACTGTATAAGAGAGATGGCTGTATTAGCCGTGATGGGGGATTCATCACAGGTGTAAACCGCGAGGGTGGGGGTACTGCTAACCGCCCTCCACCTCGGTCAAGAAGCCAACCTGCAGGCAACACTGATGACTGGTTCAAATCAGACCCAAGGGCAAAACATGCAGTTCGTCAGACTCCTCATTCTCGTCCTAATgattctctttgtttctctgctgcCCCCAGTGTAAGTTGTCAACGAGACCTCAACCCCATCTCACTAGGAAGGGGAGACCACCCCTCAGCTTTTATCAGGCAGGCATCTACTGGGGCTAGAGCTTGCATTACATCCCCAACTCCCAACACACaatctccacctcctccaccacctcccccaccacctcctcctcctcctcctttgtcTCTACCCACACAAGCCAACACTAGCTCCAGCAACTCAGGATGCCCACTGGATTCCATCCATTCCATCCAGTCCCGGCAAAATCAGAACCACATTCATGCTGTTACCCCGACCTTGCCACAGACGGATCCCTTCAGCAATAATCTGCAAAGGGGCCGGGAGCTCAAACGCAGCACTAGCAATGTGACTGCCAGTTCTGGTAGTGTGGAAGTTCTCTTTGATAAGCCCACCCGAAGCCGGAGCCAGCAGCCCTTGTCACCATCTGTGCCCCAGCAAGGTGAGACCAAAGTCCAGCGGAGGCCAACAAGGAAGCGGCTCTCCAAGAGCTACTCCCAAGGCTCTGTATCTTCCCACGCCACATGCTGGTCTACAGGTAGTAGGATAGACAGTAGAAGGGCATCTGTTGCATTTCCTTTACAGAAAGATGCCAAACACATGAAGGGCTCTCAAAAATTGGATACCAGTCCCTGGAGATGCAATGGGCCTTTTAGCTACTGTTTCTTTAAACGTAAGAGTGAAGGCGAAGAGGATGAGATTGAGTGGGAGAGGCCCAGACGAAGCCGTGGTGGGAATGATATTGATAACGACAGTATTGCTGCATCGGCTATTTTCCCTTGTGGCTCAGCAGTGGATGCAGCCGGGGAACAGCTATATGGTGAGGTACTCAATAACATGAGCTTTAGTGACCGTCTGGCCCGAATCAATGCACTCAAGGACCGCATGTACGGCTTCCCTTCCGGCTTCACAGATGTCCGCCGTGATGCCAGTGAGCTCATTGCGCTGGTGAGATCCAGCGTAGGTCGCTGCGATCGTGGAGCCCAGATGCCTATCCATGATGTATCCCAGTACAAGCAGCTCCTCTCTGTTGAGTCGAAAGAATTAGGCCGGGCATGCCGGAGGATGGCACAGGCGCACAGTAGTCCTGAAGAGATGCTTCTGGCTGTAACTTGCAGCTTCCAGGTGCTATGTTGTCTCTGCGAAGCTTGTATGTGTCTGGTTAAGGGGCTTGGTCTCTCAGCCTCACACCAACAGAGAGAGGTTGTGGCGAAGGTCGACGAGGTCGTCATGAACTATATCTGTTTACTCAAAGCGGCTGAGGCTGCCACCGTGGGAGCACCAGGGGAGCACAGCGTGAAAGCCCTGGTCCGCCACTCCAGTACCATGTCGGCCATTGCTAACGCACTCACCCGCTCCCTTAAAACGCTGCTTAGCAAGTAGAGGCTACTCCTTTTGCTTTCTAGTGTGGCCTACGCAGTCAGTAGAAGTCTGTCTTTAAGCATCTTGTTATTTTTGAGGCTGCTGGAAGAgtcatatatttttcttataaggTCTAGACAATCTCAATATCAGAATCACTAAAGTGTAAGACTTGTTGCCGTTAGACTTAACATCGAACTTACATTACACTCCAACTGAAAAGATGAGTAAGATGCTGAAAAGCAGTCCTCACTGACTTCACTTGCTTTTTCTGATGACAATATTGTAACGTATATTTACAAAGCCATACTGTCACAGACCTTTGTaatatgatatactgtatacctAATAGATATCCTTTTACCTGTGCATTATGtaacttatttaaaaaatgtatataatgtacataaatacaatattatttatttgatgtaGCAGTTTCAAGAAGCCATGGAGTATACAGCTTAATTTGCTCTATATTGCACAGGGCTGGAGTGAATTCACTTTCGATCAGTTCATAAAGTGCAGTTTTACTACAGATATTTATAATTGTTACTATAATAATTTAACTGtagaaatgtaacaaaacatGTGTCACTTTGAGTCCAGTGAAGAAATTGTTGCTATCATTGTATTCACATGCTAAATATTCAATTGTAATTCTGAATGACTgtaaaagtaaactgatttcaACCCTGTTGCATTAAAATGCAGTTTACTTGCAAGATGGGAGGAACATTTGTTCGAAATGTTGAAAACACAGGGACACTAAAATTGCACTGCATTTACCACTGCTTCATATTTTACCACCTAGATTTTTTCAGATAAGATTAATAAGCAGTATATAATAAAGAGTTACCcgaaaactaaatatataatacTATTACTATAATTCTAtatcaaaaatttaaaaatattttgaatttcTGAAAGAGTATTTCAGACTGACCATTGTATAAATTATATCTAATTATTTTTacgtttttgtgttttattatcatcTGTTTTGGAATAAGTTCTGTGcttgaaattatttattattccaCACTATGTATCAAAATGCAGTTATGTCTCTTGACAAGAAATTAAATTCCCATTTTTTTTTCGATAATCCACAAAcccattaaaaaatattttacagataTGTTTTGTCTCTTTCCATGTGTCTTTTGGTTTGAATCCTGTCCTGAATGTCTGTTCTAATGTCACTTTCATAATACTGTCTGTCAACAGTTGATATTGCAGTCTGCAGTCATACTCCTGGCACACAGTGCATTGTGAAAGTATGTTGACTATGCTTTATGAGATTAAAATATGATTACAATCTAAGTATGCTATATAATGTTGCAGAAACATGCATTTTAATCATTTCCATACAAACACTCTTAATTAGGCCgtacatattaaaacatatgaTACACTGTGAATGCTGCCATCTGCTTTTCAAACTGAATGcaacatgcacatactgtatatttgaacaatgtctttcttttgtcaTATTTGAATCTACTGCCAGATGTTTGTTTATTACATACTACATACAGGATGCACCCACAGTACAGAGGATGCTTCAAGGTCCCCATTTACAGTACTTTTGACTAGTTCAAAGGTCCATGACTCCTGAAAGACTGCATATGGCACTAGATGCCCTCTTCATGGCCTACTTGTGTGTAAGTTTCAGTTCTCAGAAGATATTATAAAGGACATAACTGTAGTATTTCATTGCATCATTCACAACTTTTGGTCAATGAGGATGTGTGCTCAAAATTAATTTATGACACAATCTTTTCGCTCCTGTGCAAAGACCTGAGAATCCAGGTTCGTTGTCAAGCATCACTCAGAAGTGGCATGCAGTGGCTGAgctgcaaacaaaaacaacaacaaaaaacacacaggtaaGTGTGATGcttgtataaaaataacataatatatgttttaattttggttttaGCAGCGGTGACAGTTCTTACCCATTCAAACCAGCTATTCTTTGACAGGGGCCAGTTGAATTAACTCTTAAACTTAGCCAAGTATATAAAGTACGacaatatgtatttttacaaaGTTAACAACTTCAAATTAGTCATACCATTCAATTGTGGCTTGCACATGTTTCTTATGGATTTTGTTAGCATACGAAAATAGACAGTGTACAGCACCACATGCTGATGCAGCATCAAGATTGTGACGGGAGTGGAAGGGAGAATATGGAggcttcatatatatatatatacattaagaaaaaaataacttccCCTCTCCATGGCAAGTGAAGAAGTAGGCCTATATCAGGGTAACATAAAGAAGATTTGAgagtgtatagtgtgtgtggctgtggtAGTGTCTCCATGCCGTGATTATTTCCCTATTGTGCGGAGGAGATGTTGGGGCACACAGTGGCCACCTCAACAACAAGTATACAACAAGTTTACAGCACCTTGTGTATACAGCTTGAGACAATAATCACAAACAGGCCAGGGCGACAAAAGgttgcaataaaaaaagaaataaaaagttaaataaacatCTTATAAAGCTTACAGTGGTTATAcgttttaacagcttttttttgttatgtatattttgatacttatgaaatgtattatttaatatgGACAGTCAGCTCTGAAAACTGGCTTTTTGCTTAAGAATTtggatttgtgaatataaattttggttaatataataaacaaagtaatcAAATAGAACTGCCAACAGATCCCTGACATATCCAGTGaatccaaacaaaacatttcttccAAAGTAATAAAAAGGGAGAGTGGATACAATAAATCGTGACAATTTACTCCACAATTGTTTTGATTATAGGCCACAGGCCACAGCGCTTCTCTGTGCTCGCCACAAAGCACAGCGGCCACCTCGTTTGCATATTGGGCGCCTGTTTGTACGTAGGCAGTGACGTCTACCAATCAGGTGGACCCATGCAAGCAAGCCACGCCCGCGCGGCAACTAGTGTCGCGCGCCTCATCAGCATTGTGCAGACAAAAGTTGTTACTTTATCTCTACCTCCGCTTCGGCAGGCTTCACAAGAGCGGAGACGTTTTGTTGTGCTGACTTTATTTCAAgcaattttgtctttttagtggATAGAAACGAGCACGAAAACTACAGTGGTTGTTTTGAAGAAAAGCTCCTGAACGCCGAGTTCCCTACTAACCGTGGAGAAGTTATTGTCGTGCACCCAGTGGGGTTTAAAGTTCAGCTAACAGTAGCGTCGCTAGCAAGGAGTTAGCGCCATAAAATTAGCTGGTTAGTTTAGTCACAATGGCAGCTGTGTGTCAGCCACGACGTGCCTTGGTGGAAATACCAGCTCCACAGCCCAAAATTGCAGGTAAGTCTGAAACATGACAACTGTCTACTTTGGCTGCGACAATTGCTGTGACTTACTTTCTTTGTAAGAAGGCGCCACTTCGCTATCATGCTAACAACAGTTGTTTGAGGGGGGGTTCACAGTTGGTTAGCCGTTAAGTTATTGTTGTTGACGGCGTGTGTCAATTTTAGTTAAAATGCATCTCCTGGGGTGCTTGGAGCAAACAATACTGTAGAAAACACAAGTAAATGATATACAATTTTCCCTCTTCTTTCCTACAGCTCGTATGAGGAGGTCCTACCTAGAAATCCTAAGTGCCCGTCTGGCTCCGTCTCCACTTCCAAGAGGGAGAAACACTACTTCAAACACCAAGCGTGCGCAGTCCTGTAAGTACCACATAGAAACCATGGTCATTCAACCTGCAAAACCTACAAAAAATGTACAGCTGGTTTGTTGAGCAGACTTAATAGGAAGCAAAAAGAAACATTGCATGAGGGTAAAAATGCTGTGAGCCTCAGGAGTGGTGGTTTTCACTGTAGTGTGTCTTGTCAATCCGGTTTCCTCTACCATTCAATATTAGTCAACCTGACAGTCTAcatcaatgaaaataaattcttCAGAGtggtaaaaacacatttctgaggtAAATGCAATACTCCCATCAATAATTGGTTTCCCCCCTGTTTGCTGTGGTCTGTTATTGTCCTAATCatatcctttttatttttcagtggattTATCCATCAATGGGGTGTGGAGTGGGAGGATAGAGGAGCAGTGTGAGAAGATGGACGAGCACCACACCCCGCTCTCCAAACAGCAACTTGTACAGCTAATCAGATCCCTCATCTTAGTTGAACAGGTATTTTCATGTGACCATATTAATAAGATAAAATGTTGCCCATCTGAGGTGAATTTTCGTGCTCAAGATGTTCAGTGTACATGGCATACAATGTAACCTCAAATGTGGTGTGTTTCATTGTATCCCAGAGCCAAGAGCCCAGGATCCTGGCCTCCGACCTGAAGTATCTCCAGGACGACTTGCAATTAAAGAAGGCAAATGTTTACAGGTCCATACCCTACTCACGGTTTGGCTCCAACAGGGATGCTCACTGCTACAGAAAAGCATATCCTCACCTTGTGGCATTCAAAGTGAGTATCAGTGATATCTAACTTGTTTGTATAAATGATGACACTTTTGGAAACCTGCAGATTTAATTTCACTATAAAGTTCAATTCTCATTTGCAGGAAAGCACTAAAGTGTTTCATTTATACTTGTAAAGGGATTGTTGGCTCTCTGAGCACACCCCTGGTACTCTTTTCTAATTgagctttcttttcttcttaaaaGGAATCTTTGTCAcagatatatataaaaaaaaatgctccatAGGATACCTCTGTGTGGCTCTGTGAGCCAAATGTTTTACTGTGTCATCCTAATCCATCACCTCCTTATCCTCCCCCTCAGGTTTCATGTCAGGAGTGGGGCCAGGTTCTTTTGAGGAACAAAGAGTGGGACGCTGTGTTGGAGCACACACTGATGGCGTGGCGCTACACCAGCGAGTTGCCGCAGTGGGATACAGCAAACCATAACGCCCTCCGAGAACAGTGTTACAGCATTCTGGCATCTCACAGCCTCACTGCTCTCCAGCACTACTGCCCTGAACCAAACAGAGGACGCGAACTGCTCAGAAGGTAACACCTTAGTTTATGAAGGCATAGTCATAAAGTTGGTGTGTCAGTGTGCGCACTAATTACATATGCATTCTAATCAGATCAAGGTAATACTAGGCATTAAGGAAAATGTCATGTTAACACCTTAGTTTGTCATTGCTGGTGTAAGCACAACGTCATGTTCGAGTAATCCAAATGTTTTGGCAATATAAGTGCATAGTGTaatttaattcagtgttttgaCTTTATGCATACTGAAAGATCAGAGTGAACCAGATACTTGGTCGTGTTTTTGTACATAAATCaatcacttcattttttttagtgGCACTTTTAAGATGTTTCCTGACTGCTACTCACATCCTTCTGAACAATAACTTCATCCTTGAACAAAACAGGTCAACTCAAAGTACTGAGGAAATGAGGCTAATGCAAACCTTGCTGTGCTTGAATTACCTTAAAACTGTGTTAAGCATTTTTCACCACTATCTAGGGCAAGTAAGATCTCAGAACTCCTGAAGCCGTGATATACCAGATATAATATCGGTTACCACGTTTTTTGCTGACGTGTTGGCAACAGTTGTCTGCTTAAATATCCAGCTGAAGCATTGCAACATGGACATCCTACTGGAGTCCTGTCTTGCCATCTGTCAAATGTAAGTTCACTTACCTTTGAGCCCTTGGTTGGTCCACCAGTGCTTGAGGAAATTGGCTGGGTGTATTTGCCTTGCTAGTTGTTACATTTTCTTCACTGGgatgaataaaaatatgtttgtgtataaTGCTTATCAGCCATTCTCATTATTTTAGCAGCTAAAGTAAGATCCTGAGTATAGCCTTAAAAACAGTTGCATATGTGCTAAAGTGGTTGGTGTAGTAAACTTTGTAGCAAATAACCCAACTTCTTGATGAGTTATCATGAAGCCTAGTTGCTAtcatattcatttgtttattatcaCCTTACTGATGCCCGGTATTTTTAGTCATAGCTTTTGGCAATCAGTTCATCATCTCTAGATAACCTAAATGATGCATTGTTAGTTCTAGTAGAATTTAGTAAGTTTCTTGTTAAAACCTTCTCTGACTGATCACtctcctgtttgtctctctctagGTTGAAGATGGCTCAGTTGCACAGCCAGTCAATTGTACCCTGTATTCAGGAATTGCAGAGGATTATGGGATGTGCTGATGAATCCATGGACACAAAGTAATAAGAGAAACACTCCCAAACCAGCTGTCTACATCCTTACTGAGAAGGGTGCTTGGTGGCTTGTTTAGATGAGCTGAAGCATCTGTGTGTCGTCGTGGgccaaaaaacaattttcatgGTAGTGTTAGTTTGAAAAACCACTACAGTATTCTTCCAAAGGGCAGGGTGGCAACAAAATGAACTAACTGCCAGTTAATgtagaaaatgcaataaaaccTCTTAATCACATTGCATTACTACACCAACTGGCAATTGTTTTGTTACGAGGAGTGTAACATTTTTTTGCCTGGCTCACCTCAGGGTGTATTCATGGCTGGATAATGTAACATTGTGTTCATATATTACCTACAGTAATAGTCTATTACAAAAATACGTTTCTTTTTAGAGCACCATTCACATTCTGAGAAATGTTGGGTTCACTTGGTGTGggcagcaaaataataaaaatgtatattttttagaACTTTGTATAGAAGAACCTTTGCATCGACCattgaaatgttaaaagtaTGAAATGGCCTTTATGTTTTAtatgggggtgtgtgtgtgtatatgtactgtTCACAATACTTGAAACTGGCCTTTGCTGTCTTGACTGTAGTTATGTTGCATATGTATGTCTTGTTTATAGAGTATTGTCTGTGTCACTGATTGCACTGTTGTTTGTCCTGAAAACttgaaacattttgataaaatagacacctaatttaaataaagttacttTGTACTGCAGAGAAGCATGTTgatctgttgtgtgttttggccTCAGTATATTGTTGGTCCCTGTTCAATATACAGGGACATGTATGACTATATACAGTGTAAATAGTCATACATGtcaaacagctgtttgtttgtttttttccgtTGT is a window encoding:
- the LOC137176836 gene encoding uncharacterized protein isoform X1 gives rise to the protein MAAVCQPRRALVEIPAPQPKIAARMRRSYLEILSARLAPSPLPRGRNTTSNTKRAQSLDLSINGVWSGRIEEQCEKMDEHHTPLSKQQLVQLIRSLILVEQSQEPRILASDLKYLQDDLQLKKANVYRSIPYSRFGSNRDAHCYRKAYPHLVAFKVSCQEWGQVLLRNKEWDAVLEHTLMAWRYTSELPQWDTANHNALREQCYSILASHSLTALQHYCPEPNRGRELLRRWEEDIDELSEDGVQGGKKEELKQLSLLFQRDGLTLQMVL
- the LOC137176836 gene encoding uncharacterized protein isoform X2 translates to MAAVCQPRRALVEIPAPQPKIAARMRRSYLEILSARLAPSPLPRGRNTTSNTKRAQSLDLSINGVWSGRIEEQCEKMDEHHTPLSKQQLVQLIRSLILVEQSQEPRILASDLKYLQDDLQLKKANVYRSIPYSRFGSNRDAHCYRKAYPHLVAFKVSCQEWGQVLLRNKEWDAVLEHTLMAWRYTSELPQWDTANHNALREQCYSILASHSLTALQHYCPEPNRGRELLRRLKMAQLHSQSIVPCIQELQRIMGCADESMDTK